In one Lycorma delicatula isolate Av1 chromosome 5, ASM4794821v1, whole genome shotgun sequence genomic region, the following are encoded:
- the LOC142325733 gene encoding uncharacterized protein LOC142325733: MDHVKRKCSNKNKKNNGDDDDDAYLIDYSALMNLPKSIILEAIEYAKRKRDEEDRKEKDENEYIRLKCIPPWAKTYGGKRIESCITTGTQYEIEEIASSISEISKTDIDELTDLEESEKISEEKRDDEYEGEIVDIGEEIITELATDETEHITLEEAKVETDVEEEKPTEAELEEEKPTTEAELEEEKPTSEAESEEEKPTEVELEEEKPTEVELEEEKPTTEDELEEEKPTTEVELEEEKPTTEIELEEEKPTTEIESEEEKPTAEIESEEEKPTAEFETEEEKPTAEIESEEEKPTAEFETEEEKLLEAEKLDSEVETKDEPEAKEIELDEEPEIEQILETEEKDLKDETEKEAIQEEGEGELLELIQEEGKEEESLEELAKYEETEAVMEELTLEGKEMKRTKEIPHICKAEGEAELTEELPMGSEEKHEILLDEHKDKEAEPEDKLKAAKPTKDTAYIKRELGNVLVKALAEIAWRRPHDPVHFLAHRLYHEYKRKQVLEEEMHAIKILEGEKQRLQVAGDILIKSFGNIERASSLPVVEPSVKDESYETSEDEREVQNTVYKNIIDSAEETTEEEITE; the protein is encoded by the exons atggatcACGTGAAGAGAAAATgtagcaataaaaataagaaaaataatggtgatgatgatgatgatgcttaTCTAATAGACTATTCAGCTTTAATGAACCTACCAAAATCAATAATACTAGAAGCCATAGAATATGCAAAAAGGAAAAGGGATGAGGAAGATAGAAAAGAGAAGGATGAAAATGAGTACATACGTTTAAAATGCATTCCGCCTTGGGCAAAAACTTACGGAGGGAAAAGAATTGAATCTTGTATAACTACAGGTACACAGTATGAAATTGAGGAAATTGCTTCATCTATTTCTGAGATTAGTAAAACGGATATAGATGAATTAACAGATCTTGAGGAAAGTGAAAAAATTAGTGAAGAGAAAAGAGATGATGAATATGAGGGAGAAATCGTAGACATAGGAGAGGAAATTATAACTGAACTCGCTACAGATGAAACTGAACACATTACATTAGAAGAAGCTAAAGTAGAGACAGATGTAGAAGAAGAAAAACCAACAGAAGCTGAATTGGAAGAAGAGAAACCAACAACAGAAGCTGAATTGGAAGAAGAAAAACCAACATCAGAAGCTGAATCAGAAGAAGAAAAACCAACAGAAGTTGAATTGGAAGAAGAGAAACCAACAGAAGTTGAATTGGAAGAAGAGAAACCAACAACAGAAGATGAATTGGAAGAAGAGAAACCAACAACAGAAGTTGAATTGGAAGAAGAGAAACCAACAACAGAAATTGAATTGGAAGAAGAGAAACCAACAACAGAAATTGAATCAGAAGAAGAAAAACCAACAGCAGAAATTGAATCAGAAGAAGAAAAACCAACAGCAGAATTtgaaacagaagaagaaaaaccAACAGCAGAAATTGAATCAGAAGAAGAAAAACCAACAGCAGAATTtgaaacagaagaagaaaaattattagaagctGAAAAACTAGATTCTGAAGTTGAAACAAAAGATGAACCAGAAGCAAAAGAAATAGAGTTAGATGAAGAACCAGAAATAGAACAAATACTAGAAACggaagaaaaagatttaaaagatgaaacagaaaaagaagcaatTCAAGAGGAAGGGGAAGGAGAATTATTAGAACTAATTCAGGAGGAAGGGAAAGAGGAAGAGTCATTAGAAGAACTGGCAAAATATGAAGAGACAGAAGCTGTGATGGAAGAATTAACATTAGAGGGAAAAGAAATGAAGAGGACAAAAGAAATACCACACATTTGTAAAGCTGAAGGAGAAGCTGAATTAACTGAAGAACTACCTATGGGAAGTgaagaaaaacatgaaattttattagatGAACATAAAGATAAAGAAGCAGAACCAGAAGATaaactaaaag cAGCAAAACCAACTAAAGATACAGCATATATAAAAAGAGAACTTGGAAACGTTTTAGTAAAAGCATTAGCAGAGATTGCTTGGAGGAGACCACATGATCCAGTTCATTTTTTAGCTCATAGATTATACCATGAATATAAACGAAAACAAGTTTTAGAAGAAGAAATGCATGCAATAAAAATTCTGGAGGGAGAAAAACAAAGACTCCAG GTTGCaggtgatattttaataaaatcatttggaAACATTGAAAGGGCATCGTCATTACCAGTAGTGGAACCATCAGTGAAAGATGAAAGTTATGAAACTTCTGAAGATGAAAGAGAAGTTCAGAAtacagtttacaaaaatataattgatagTGCTGAAGAAACCACAGAagaagaaattacagaataa